A single Triticum dicoccoides isolate Atlit2015 ecotype Zavitan chromosome 2A, WEW_v2.0, whole genome shotgun sequence DNA region contains:
- the LOC119359763 gene encoding uncharacterized protein LOC119359763: MAARGRQIRHRRCSFGRGSRRPRAPLHHHSWTLVRLASPSKRRKQLFIHRQLWIWIHLAALDEGLDGIRIASSRDRAGLDWVFGVLFSFLRILMLFDKGFLAMGNVLFVSGVPLTIGLKSTFQFFTKPKNRKVIYM; encoded by the exons ATGGCTGCCCGAGGCCGTCAGATCCGTCACCGTCGTTGTTCTTTTGGTCGAGGCAGTCGTCGTCCACGTGCTCCTCTTCACCACCACAGCTGGACGCTGGTGAGGCTAGCCTCCCCCTCCAAGCGCAG GAAACAACTATTCATACATCGCCAATTATGGATATGGATCCATCTTGCTGCGCTGGACGAAGGGTTGGATGGAATAAGAATTGCTTCCTCTAG AGATCGGGCTGGGCTTGACTGGGTTTTTGGAGTTCTCTTCTCGTTTCTTAGGATCCTCATGCTGTTTGACAAGGGGTTCCTTGCAATGGGAAAT GTTCTCTTCGTCTCTGGTGTTCCGCTAACGATTGGACTAAAGTCAACTTTCCAGTTCTTCACAAAGCCTAAGAATCGCAAGGTCATATACATGTAA
- the LOC119355968 gene encoding serine/threonine-protein kinase D6PKL1-like: protein MEIVDKIAEPEDPLVVTARKVQSLEPPLPIPIKASWKGKTSQQQDEKDLPDDGEESFQSVDSSDEGGRSSFSGASHPLEPIDMDLMKTVYVAIDEEKPEPPVCMVRGLSAKGPFMDDLSLRVTGLKANAVVCAGSGEGLPEERKVSGAAVASLATARSSQATETVSLPPDSEEKDCVWDASLPPSGNVSPHSSIDSMGVVTAMSIASNRSNNTYKSEAIATGTMLTVERNFGSVKSSVRGDSLESAKTSMSRASDSSGVSDDSSWSHITGGTSKPHKGNDPRGKAIHAVRIRDGVLGMSHFRLLKRLGCGDIGSVYLSELSGTRCYFAMKVMDKASLASRKKLNRAQTEREILQLLDHPFLPTLYTHFETDRFSCLVMEFCPGGDLHTLRQKQPGKYFSEYAARFYAAEVLLAIEYLHMLGVVYRDLKPENVLVRDDGHIMLSDFDLSLRCAVSPTLIRTSAFDSDPRRAGGSFCVQPTCMEPTSACIQPACFMPKLFGQKSKKKTKKTRSDLGQSAINLPELLAEPTSARSMSFVGTHEYLAPEIIKGEGHGSAVDWWTFGIFLHELLYGKTPFKGSGNRATLFNVVGQQLKFPESPSTSYAGRDLIRGLLAKEPQQRLGVKRGATEIKQHPFFEGVNWALIRCSTPPEVPRPVEAELPVKYGVSEAVASTNKRVVGADAKSGGKYLDFEFF from the exons ATGGAGATAGTGGATAAGATTGCGGAGCCTGAAGACCCTTTGGTGGTCACTGCTCGGAAGGTGCAGAGCCTGGAGCCGCCACTGCCGATTCCGATAAAGGCGTCATGGAAAGGGAAGACCTCCCAGCAGCAGGATGAGAAGGATCTGCCAGATGATGGCGAGGAGAGCTTCCAGAGCGTGGATTCCTCGGATGAGGGTGGCCGGAGTTCTTTCTCTGGGGCCAGTCACCCCCTCGAGCCAATTGATATGGATCTTATGAAGACGGTGTATGTCGCAATTGATGAGGAGAAGCCTGAGCCGCCGGTGTGTATGGTGCGAGGACTATCAGCGAAAGGGCCATTCATGGATGACCTCTCGCTCCGTGTCACAGGCCTGAAGGCAAATGCAGTAGTCTGTGCAGGCAGTGGTGAAGGCTTGCCCGAGGAGAGGAAGGTGTCTGGTGCTGCAGTGGCGTCGTTGGCCACGGCGCGCTCGTCACAGGCTACGGAAACTGTGTCCTTGCCTCCAGATTCGGAGGAGAAAGACTGTGTCTGGGATGCATCGCTCCCTCCCAGCGGCAATGTCAGCCCTCACAGCAGCATTGACAGCATGGGGGTGGTCACTGCCATGAGCATCGCGAGCAACCGCAGTAATAACACATACAAAAGTGAAGCCATAGCTACTGGAACCATGCTTACTGTAGAGAGGAACTTTGGAAGTGTAAAGAGTAGTGTTCGAGGTGACTCTTTAGAAAGTGCAAAAACAAGCATGAGCCGAGCAAGTGACAGCAGTGGTGTTAGCGACGATAGCAGCTGGAGCCATATCACTGGAGGTACCAGTAAGCCTCATAAGGGGAATGATCCCAGAGGAAAGGCGATTCATGCTGTGCGGATTCGAGATGGCGTGCTTGGGATGAGCCACTTTAGACTGCTCAAGCGTCTAGGCTGTGGTGACATTGGCAGCGTATACCTCTCAGAGTTGAGTGGGACTAGGTGCTACTTTGCAATGAAAGTAATGGACAAGGCATCCTTGGCCAGCAGGAAGAAGTTGAATAGGGCTCAAACTGAGAGGGAGATCCTGCAGCTTCTGGATCATCCATTCCTACCAACTCTGTATACACATTTTGAGACTGATAGGTTCTCGTGTCTGGTCATGGAATTTTGTCCGGGTGGTGACTTGCACACTCTGCGACAGAAACAGCCAGGAAAATATTTCTCCGAGTATGCAGCAAG GTTTTATGCTGCAGAAGTTCTTCTAGCTATTGAGTATCTGCACATGCTGGGAGTCGTTTACAGGGACCTGAAGCCAGAAAATGTTCTGGTGCGTGATGATGGCCACATAATGCTTTCAGATTTCGACCTCTCCCTGAGATGTGCAGTGTCACCTACACTAATCAGGACATCGGCCTTTGATTCTGATCCCAGAAGGGCGGGTGGTTCATTCTGTGTGCAACCTACTTGCATGGAGCCTACTTCAGCCTGTATTCAGCCAGCTTGTTTCATGCCCAAATTGTTTGGTCAGAAGAGCAAGAAAAAGACCAAAAAGACAAGGTCTGACCTTGGACAGAGTGCCATCAACCTGCCCGAGCTCCTCGCAGAACCAACATCAGCTCGATCCATGTCATTCGTTGGGACTCACGAGTACTTGGCCCCAGAAATCATCAAAGGCGAAGGCCATGGAAGTGCGGTCGACTGGTGGACCTTTGGTATCTTCTTGCACGAGCTTCTATACGGCAAGACACCATTCAAGGGGTCAGGCAACCGCGCCACGCTGTTCAACGTGGTCGGTCAGCAGCTGAAGTTCCCCGAGTCGCCGTCGACGAGCTACGCCGGCAGGGACCTCATCAGGGGGCTCCTGGCCAAGGAGCCGCAGCAGCGCCTCGGCGTGAAGAGGGGCGCGACGGAGATCAAGCAGCACCCCTTCTTCGAGGGCGTGAACTGGGCCCTGATCCGATGCAGCACGCCCCCCGAGGTCCCAAGGCCCGTCGAGGCCGAGCTGCCGGTGAAGTACGGGGTGTCGGAGGCGGTCGCGAGCACCAACAAGAGGGTGGTCGGCGCGGACGCCAAGTCCGGCGGGAAGTACCTTGACTTTGAGTTCTTTTAG